A single genomic interval of Coccidioides posadasii str. Silveira chromosome 1, complete sequence harbors:
- a CDS encoding uncharacterized protein (EggNog:ENOG410PNZE~COG:S~BUSCO:6626at33183), whose product MEETTKEGHSTSETIESGSSGSLPKRKFAPQLVESSSRSSRKPENHRSGAPEQSQPRSRIKPQLIETTKDHRGGKPGKSHSGNLSLKQQEGKAGNATVPDPKSSPKKFTPQLIETAKRSYRQAGPDSPSTLPQSRNRIRIAGWSIPLNPRPEHEEDSRFSYANLVRRRDSRRHSFRVPDLPAIPSSSSDDSLPSPVTSFSTTPTFTTDKTSQPCNAQVPSPDNTGGPFMDVDFYSLPARTRERLLKERALAAFPNEQVYQPVAHFAIDKEDDDDTVDDDSSVETTFRSMTLDLARFRRESSVDLTWELEEMRRHKEESEMRAREKRFASGHSPFSAAALAAKRMMEEASAMDGITGGWQKGADATNKRRAVRPPMLGGDIIFPQCQSPQTTRCETDQTPTSHKDDNGGAPEQQVNSLWIPEVHCDLCDEPGLWNGTCKRPSGTNLSALSSANKAVPETGPEDTDCEKSVTATGLCTNNLAIPPTKSPRPQDKKKYEDKQALEEEINQEFNDSFVTQIYNYLSLGYPCLARDYDEEFSSVTGISVEELRKDDQHANAKGYLGAPEGPSETDGKCMRWTALKLYIHEWARQQPRATSPGSGLEGWGVRARGSWAV is encoded by the coding sequence ATGGAAGAGACCACGAAGGAGGGACATAGCACCAGTGAAACCATCGAGTCGGGGTCGTCCGGGAGCTTGCCAAAGAGGAAGTTTGCGCCGCAGCTTGTCGAGTCAAGCAGTCGATCGTCGAGAAAACCGGAAAACCACCGTTCCGGTGCCCCCGAACAGTCACAACCTCGAAGCCGGATAAAACCACAGCTCATCGAAACGACCAAGGATCATCGCGGCGGAAAGCCGGGCAAATCCCATAGCGGAAACCTATCCCTGAAGCAACAGGAGGGCAAGGCAGGCAATGCCACCGTGCCTGACCCGAAATCTTCTCCCAAGAAGTTTACACCTCAGCTCATCGAAACTGCAAAACGTTCCTACAGACAGGCTGGTCCAGACAGCCCCTCCACATTACCCCAAAGCCGAAATCGGATCCGAATTGCAGGATGGAGCATCCCGTTGAACCCTCGTCCGGAGCACGAGGAGGATTCTCGGTTTTCCTACGCAAATCTTGTCCGTCGTCGGGACAGCAGGAGACATTCGTTTCGAGTTCCCGATCTTCCTGCGATACCGTCAAGCAGCAGCGATGACTCTCTCCCTTCCCCGGTGACTTCGTTTTCTACCACTCCCACATTCACTACGGATAAAACCTCGCAGCCATGCAACGCGCAAGTTCCATCTCCCGATAACACCGGTGGGCCTTTTATGGATGTTGATTTTTATTCTTTACCCGCTCGAACACGGGAAAGGCTGTTGAAAGAGCGAGCCCTTGCGGCTTTCCCCAATGAGCAGGTGTACCAGCCGGTCGCGCATTTTGCGATCGAcaaggaggacgatgatgacaCGGTCGACGATGATAGCAGTGTGGAGACTACGTTTAGGAGCATGACTCTTGATCTGGCAAGATTCCGACGGGAGTCTAGTGTGGATTTAACATGGGagctggaggagatgagACGACATAAAGAAGAGTCAGAAATGCGGGCTAGAGAGAAACGCTTCGCCTCCGGCCACTCCCCGTTCTCTGCTGCCGCATTGGCAGCCAAGAGAATGATGGAGGAGGCCAGTGCTATGGATGGCATCACTGGTGGATGGCAGAAAGGTGCTGATGCGACGAACAAGAGGCGCGCTGTACGCCCTCCGATGTTGGGCGGTGATATTATTTTTCCCCAGTGCCAGTCACCGCAGACTACGCGGTGCGAGACTGACCAGACACCGACTTCCCACAAAGACGACAATGGCGGTGCACCTGAGCAGCAGGTTAATTCCCTCTGGATTCCCGAAGTTCACTGCGATCTTTGTGACGAACCCGGTCTATGGAATGGGACATGCAAGAGGCCTAGCGGGACAAATTTATCGGCCCTTTCCTCCGCAAATAAAGCCGTCCCTGAAACTGGCCCTGAGGATACAGACTGTGAAAAGTCTGTTACCGCTACTGGACTTTGTACGAACAATCTTGCTATTCCACCTACAAAGTCGCCTCGTCCCCAGGACAAAAAGAAGTACGAAGACAAGCAAGCTTTGGAAGAGGAAATAAATCAGGAGTTTAACGATTCTTTTGTCACACAGATATACAACTATCTCTCGCTTGGCTATCCTTGTCTCGCACGCGATTATGACGAAGAATTCAGCTCTGTTACTGGAATATCCGTTGAAGAACTTCGGAAAGATGACCAGCATGCCAATGCGAAAGGTTATCTGGGTGCTCCCGAGGGACCTTCAGAGACCGACGGCAAGTGCATGCGGTGGACAGCCCTAAAGTTGTATATTCACGAATGGGCACGCCAGCAGCCTAGGGCGACCAGTCCGGGATCTGGTCTTGAGGGCTGGGGTGTCAGAGCAAGAGGGAGCTGGGCGGTATAA
- a CDS encoding uncharacterized protein (EggNog:ENOG410Q5M5): MSEPTYLALTPMNRMLHSVEPPRPPDEYSVPPGGYDERHHPSVPPRLPPSRKSSVHEATHNYLADLKMLDQDTSPSWRSTPPIESPASESDDENDASFLRCVLYRDPEPDSTFIPPRHGFQTDETNPLPYRLDEWLSFQCPLQLADAHNEIYDDYHRHFLTFFEDHQLERVDSPVDSMLNNWDSDDESIISSVASSIPAWSGSLSNLTMHVGASFLELTPRRDSNGP, from the coding sequence ATGAGTGAGCCGACTTATCTCGCCCTCACCCCTATGAATAGGATGTTGCATTCGGTTGAGCCGCCTAGACCCCCGGATGAATATTCAGTCCCCCCTGGTGGTTATGACGAGCGTCACCATCCATCAGTGCCGCCCAGATTACCCCCTTCGAGGAAAAGTAGCGTCCATGAAGCTACTCACAATTATTTAGCAGACCTGAAAATGTTGGATCAAGATACCTCCCCCTCTTGGAGAAGCACACCACCAATAGAATCTCCCGCGAGTGAAAGCGACGATGAGAACGATGCTTCTTTTTTACGGTGCGTCTTGTATCGAGATCCGGAACCGGACTCAACCTTTATACCACCTCGCCACGGATTCCAAACCGACGAAACAAACCCGCTACCGTATAGGCTTGATGAATGGCTGAGCTTCCAGTGTCCTCTCCAGCTTGCCGATGCCCACAACGAAATTTATGACGACTACCACCGCCATTTCCTTACATTCTTCGAGGACCACCAGCTAGAGAGAGTTGACAGCCCTGTGGACTCAATGTTAAATAATTGGGATAGCGACGACGAGTCGATCATATCGTCTGTAGCGTCATCCATCCCCGCTTGGAGTGGAAGTCTAAGTAACCTTACAATGCATGTCGGAGCAAGCTTCCTGGAGCTTACACCAAGACGGGACTCCAATGGCCCGTAA
- a CDS encoding uncharacterized protein (EggNog:ENOG410PXMJ~BUSCO:3864at33183), which translates to MPTLKQLTCHVEWAPTDIPFKEYGIAYGDGTVESYIAIPSTSSPFSVSLKSSGYIAPGLAMFVFMDGVYQCNRNRDDLIATEGKPREKAKGDRGKGARKGVNFRVRQKEEMRGDGKWIGRPWRFEPLQISKYKTGRILTNKGVDIAGFAMIVPEVPGMPDIGPKSHFDHLGEIMVIVLRCVPRNGGADGLSDGSRTPDSAMAPSLDPNDIDAALSDEEFEIAKAKYNKSPELEPAPGVKPQLECALGDFSMLFDGANDGYYPSHRYQHQRHHHRHASQRSRRTHERDEDYCPGCDSAHHRPRNAENFTPLPSHSSSDIRGKQASYDPEPSESGDNSSFCARHISRTARYSSSQQDRPHSYHDRYGRHPVRRHSRSERSRSRSHSSDYHPYNPRELRANPSGWPRCRHRQNHRKHDRNLSLNSELTGTNCHCPKCSRWSQPTRPNAQDARDHRSCEECNLMLETGPEVPRELSRYRGRVLTTHDYCPECDENEKYEERDVRHDQTYNCSHPGNPRNEHDTYSRNGTNREEKVAYGTTIQSTSQGVPSIVLNVNPPSWGNEHSTCKSCDNQLDVANNGCYVISDGQKVPHYCRGPRTRAPNVRTWEESRNCSGNCNHVPGESPPTGVQDHSSVRLNGNQSSWPNHGIHNGGQGGDQDGRKRTTGEPGWDNDSNGSRNEGPGNNGSGNWDKSSLGPQDCNNNSDNRSNNDMGDDWANVGNRNTHEQPDWNNNESQKSWGGDNNGSTNESRWDSGNVENPNNESHQQVNWDNDNQYNGQAQDHNNWGNSDSNDNGNGGHESGANHEWHPGGSWEDKNNNSRNPPEIQAASNNDQVDPQPVPQQGSQQAAQQGPWIPIQPYRFVAPNRQSLCASQVYYNQQDDEPPLYTVPEAIAQAKSLSHQVQLGRAQDYRHKLRVPEYLDTMDEPYAKFVFKYRMQETIEQKFNVKVERDPEVERKKLEMLPKSDIVTQLLQAQGLISNQPTLNPVAPDQPEQSSAEFVQYGTNVGNLGSQNSRGDWPLDSNFMPPPAPIPGAPGPSVLSPPANLPDLNNFSIDGTNSNGVPLPLQGIFMWRHPSYGYRCEPVMRFQSQDEKTSTDSRGHSRKPSVRSGSTKNSINSGKSSSRLTSSGNATRNREDSDQTRGHGNGDPFQSRHSGCNSNTAGGASNTGDSSQSGRVVSGSSTGSGDPFQSRHANGNGNSNTADKARSGDPFQSKHSQGTNRGGSGLSSRGADPFQSRHTRENGNPHKGGDPFRSIHTQSNSSGARNEGDRFQNGNNPRDRSSSYSDRQRNSLGGYSAWNATRYQGKQSSHDWKQDEASGVDW; encoded by the exons ATGCCAACCCTTAAACAGCTAACCTGCCATGTCGAATGGGCTCCAACTGATATTCCCTTCAAGGAATATGGGATAGCTTACGGCGATGGCACCGTGGAAAGCTATATTGCCATCCCCTCAACGTCATCACCATTCTCCGTCAGTCTCAAGTCCAGCGGCTACATCGCCCCGGGTCTGGCCATGTTCGTTTTCATGGATGGTGTTTATCAGTGTAACAGGAACAGAGATGACCTGATTGCTACGGAAGGCAAACCCAGAGAAAAAGCCAAAGGAGATAGAGGAAAAGGAGCGCGTAAAGGAGTGAATTTTCGCGTGagacaaaaagaagagatgcGAGGTGATGGAAAGTGGATTGGGAGACCATGGAGATTTGAACCGCTGCAGATAAGTAAGTACAAAACTGGACGGATTTTGACGAATAAGGGTGTTGATATTGCGGGGTTCGCCATGATAGTTCCAGAAGTGCCAGGAATGCCAGATATTGGCCCTAAGAGTCATTTTGATCACCTTGGAGAAATAATGGTGATTGTCCTCCGCTGCGTACCAAGAAATGGCGGTGCCGATGGGCTGTCTGATGGGTCCCGAACACCAGATTCAGCCATGGCGCCGAGCCTTGATCCCAACG ATATCGACGCTGCGTTGAGCGATGAGGAGTTTGAAATCGCCAAAGCAAAGTATAATAAGAGTCCAGAACTGGAGCCAGCTCCTGGAGTCAAGCCCCAGCTAGAATGTGCACTGGGAGACTTTAGCATGCTTTTTGATGGCGCGAACGATGGATATTATCCATCTCATCGGTATCAACACCAACGTCATCATCATAGACATGCAAGTCAGCGATCAAGACGGACCCACGAGCGGGATGAAGACTACTGTCCAGGTTGTGACTCCGCGCACCATCGCCCACGGAACGCAGAAAATTTCACACCTCTGCCCTCGCACAGCAGCTCGGATATTCGTGGGAAACAGGCATCATATGATCCAGAGCCATCAGAATCTGGCGATAATTCTTCATTTTGCGCCAGGCATATATCTAGGACCGCACGATACTCATCAAGCCAGCAAGATCGCCCCCATAGCTACCATGATCGTTATGGCCGACACCCGGTCAGACGACATTCTCGCTCAGAACGCAGTAGATCAAGAAGTCATTCTTCGGATTATCACCCTTACAATCCCAGAGAACTGCGAGCCAATCCTTCAGGGTGGCCTCGATGCCGCCACCGACAAAACCACCGAAAACACGACCGCAATCTTTCGCTAAATTCCGAGTTAACAGGAACCAATTGTCATTGCCCCAAGTGTAGTCGTTGGAGCCAACCCACCCGTCCAAACGCTCAGGATGCACGCGATCATAGATCCTGTGAAGAATGCAATTTGATGCTAGAAACCGGCCCCGAAGTACCCAGGGAACTTTCCAGGTACCGGGGAAGGGTGTTGACCACCCACGACTACTGCCCTGAATGTGACGAGAATGAAAAGTATGAAGAACGGGATGTTAGGCACGATCAGACGTATAATTGCAGTCACCCTGGCAATCCACGAAATGAACACGATACATATTCACGCAATGGAACGAACCGAGAAGAAAAAGTTGCATACGGGACTACCATACAATCGACTTCCCAGGGCGTGCCGTCAATCGTATTGAATGTGAACCCACCGTCATGGGGTAACGAGCATTCGACCTGCAAATCCTGCGATAATCAACTCGACGTCGCTAATAACGGTTGTTACGTGATCTCAGACGGTCAAAAAGTCCCACATTATTGTAGAGGACCTCGAACTCGAGCGCCTAATGTTCGCACTTGGGAGGAGAGCCGTAATTGCAGCGGCAATTGTAACCATGTCCCAGGAGAATCCCCTCCAACTGGAGTGCAGGACCATAGCTCGGTCAGGTTAAATGGCAATCAGTCCAGCTGGCCCAATCATGGAATACATAATGGAGGTCAAGGAGGTGATCAGGATGGTCGAAAACGAACGACTGGTGAACCGGGATGGGACAATGACTCGAATGGATCGAGAAATGAAGGGCCTGGTAACAACGGATCGGGGAACTGGGACAAGAGTAGCTTGGGCCCGCAGGATTGCAACAACAATAGCGATAACCGATCCAATAATGACATGGGAGACGACTGGGCCAATGTCGGCAACAGAAACACCCATGAACAGCCAGATTGGAATAACAACGAAAGCCAGAAAAGTTGGGGTGGCGATAACAACGGTAGTACGAATGAAAGCCGGTGGGACTCTGGAAATGTCGAGAATCCGAACAATGAATCTCACCAGCAAGTTAATTGGGACAACGACAACCAATACAATGGACAAGCCCAAGACCATAATAATTGGGGGAACAGCGATAGCAACGATAATGGGAATGGTGGACACGAGAGCGGCGCGAATCACGAGTGGCACCCAGGAGGAAGCTGGGaagataaaaataataaCAGCAGGAATCCTCCTGAAATCCAGGCTGCTTCAAATAATGATCAAGTGGACCCTCAGCCTGTTCCACAGCAAGGGTCCCAGCAAGCGGCTCAGCAAGGCCCCTGGATACCAATACAGCCTTATCGTTTCGTGGCACCGAATCGGCAGTCCCTTTGCGCATCCCAAGTGTACTATAACCAGCAAGATGACGAGCCACCGCTATATACCGTTCCAGAAGCAATTGCCCAAGCCAAATCGTTGTCACACCAGGTACAGCTAGGGCGAGCGCAGGATTACAGGCACAAACTGCGGGTCCCCGAATATTTGGATACGATGGACGAACCGTATGCCAAATTTGTGTTTAAGTATCGGATGCAAG AGACTATTGAACAAAAGTTCAATGTGAAAGTCGAACGCGATCCAGAGGTGGAACGAAAGAAATTAGAAATGTTGCCTAAATCTGACATTGTCACCCAGCTTCTTCAAGCACAG GGACTCATAAGTAATCAGCCCACTTTAAACCCGGTTGCTCCCGATCAACCAGAACAGTCAAGTGCAGAGTTCGTACAGTATGGTACCAATGTCGGAAACCTAGGGAGCCAAAACTCCCGGGGAGATTGGCCTTTGGATAGCAATTTTATGCCTCCACCAGCTCCGATACCTGGAGCTCCGGGCCCCAGCGTATTATCGCCTCCAGCTAATTTACCCGATTTGAACAACTTCAGCATTGACGGGACTAACAGCAATGGTGTTCCACTTCCATTACAAGGTATTTTCATGTGGCGTCATCCGTCATATGGATATCGTTGCGAGCCGGTCATGAGATTCCAATCACAGGATGAAAAAACTAGCACGGACAGCCGAGGCCATAGTCGAAAGCCTTCCGTACGTTCAGGAAGCACCAAGAACAGCATCAATAGCGGAAAGAGCAGTAGCCGGCTTACAAGCTCCGGAAACGCCACGAGGAATAGGGAGGACTCCGACCAAACGAGGGGTCACGGTAATGGGGATCCGTTTCAAAGTCGTCATTCTGGTTGCAACAGTAATACCGCAGGGGGCGCCTCAAATACCGGAGATTCCTCCCAGAGCGGTAGGGTCGTCAGCGGTTCCTCAACTGGTAGCGGAGATCCGTTTCAAAGCCGTCACGCAAATGGAAACGGCAACAGCAATACGGCTGACAAAGCTAGGTCTGGAGATCCATTCCAAAGCAAGCACAGTCAAGGTACCAATCGGGGTGGCAGCGGATTGTCTTCAAGAGGCGCAGATCCATTTCAAAGCCGCCATACTAGGGAAAACGGCAATCCCCATAAGGGTGGAGATCCATTCCGGAGCATACATACCCAGAGCAACAGCTCTGGCGCAAGAAACGAGGGAGATAGATTTCAAAATGGAAATAATCCGAGGGATCGCAGCAGCTCATACTCAGATAGGCAGAGGAACAGTTTAGGAGGGTATTCGGCGTGGAATGCCACTAGGTATCAGGGCAAGCAAAGCAGtcatgactggaagcaggATGAGGCAAGCGGAGTTGACTGGTAG
- a CDS encoding uncharacterized protein (EggNog:ENOG410Q56A), translating into MSTYIRRNSTRREIGKVNPKFPLGWMTGIIEAENVDGVLLLVETDVVVIGSRLDVTVDSRSSLQIMRGLIQGMKLNTTGIMEIYSAMVPLALASVRVLNKIVTGIDLALIIGVADGECFLDGHILDIQETIQSVSLKVIKALI; encoded by the exons ATGTCGACTTATATCCGTCGCAATTCTACCCGCCGCGAGATCG GCAAGGTGAACCCCAAATTCCCGCTAGGGTGGATGACGGGCATTATAGAGGCCGAGAACGTCGACGGCGTTCTTCTGCTAGTGGAGACCGATGTCGTCGTGATAGGGAGCCGCCTAGACGTGACAGTGGACAGCAGGTCCAGTTTACAGATAATGAGGGGTCTGATTCAGGGTATGAAATTGAACACGACGGGAATCATGGAAATCTATTCTGCCATGGTTCCCCTCGCCCTTGCATCGGTTCGAGTGCTTAACAAGATTGTCACAGGTATAGATCTCGCTCTTATAATCGGCGTCGCGGATGGCGAGTGTTTTCTGGACGGCCATATCCTCGACATCCAAGAGACAATTCAATCCGTGTCACTCAAGGTAATTAAGGCTCTGATTTGA
- a CDS encoding uncharacterized protein (SECRETED:SignalP(1-21)~EggNog:ENOG410PG21~COG:E,O~MEROPS:MER0001944), with amino-acid sequence MHDLKLSLLFLFLSALYVAEARRLVGINGAAAKFAGPEALIGHAIAGREIANGKPRHRFLNQNTQRFAVDGTGIPEVTFDVGESYAGLLPITKDPDEDQKLYFWFFPTDNAQGQEEITIWLNGGPGCSSLEGFLQENGPFHWQYGTFRPVRNPWSWHNLTNMIWVEQPVGTGFSEGEPTVTSEEDVAEQFLGFFRNFIDLFDLHGKKIYIAGESYAGLYVPYIADAMHAKNDTRYYNIQDILIFDPTINEHAILRQVPAVPFVEHWSHLFPLNDTTVKRIHDIADSCGYTDYMNEWLTYPPKGKMPQFPESITENKTCDVWEAIYDAVSLVNPCFNIYHATDTCPLLYDVLGFPGSFEYTPEGATIYFNRTDVQRAINAPSKPWSECSPREVFVGGQDNSQPSSFTVIPSVIEKSRNGRTIIAHGDLDYILITNGTLLSIQNMTWNGDQGFSSPPSEPLVVPYSQVGNLAAMGGAGILGKTRAERGLTYVEMHLTGHMGPQYSPAASYRVLEYLLGRIDSLSQA; translated from the exons ATGCATGATTTAAAATTAtctctcctttttctcttcctctccgcCCTCTACGTTGCGGAAGCCCGGAGGCTTGTCGGGATAAATGGAGCGGCAGCCAAGTTTGCAGGGCCTGAAGCCCTCATCGGGCATGCGATTGCGGGCCGGGAGATAGCAAACGGCAAGCCCCGTCATAGGTTTTTGAACCAGAATACTCAGC GTTTTGCTGTCGACGGGACAGGAATCCCTGAAGTCACATTTGACGTCGGCGAATCCTATGCAGGACTCCTCCCAATTACCAAAGACCCAGACGAGGACCAAAAGCTCTACTTTTGGTTCTTTCCCACAGACAATGCCCAGGGACAAGAGGAGATTACCATCTGGCTGAACGGCGGCCCTGGATGCAGTTCCCTTGAAGGATTCCTTCAGGAGAATGGCCCATTCCACTGGCAGTACGGAACATTCCGCCCAGTGAGAAATCCATGGAGCTGGCACAACTTGACGAATATGATTTGGGTCGAACA ACCCGTTGGCACCGGCTTCTCTGAAGGCGAGCCCACCGTTACGTCTGAGGAGGATGTTGCGGAGCAATTCCTTGGATTCTTCCGCAACTTCATTGACCTCTTCGATCTTCACGGGAAGAAAATCTACATTGCTGGCGAGAGTTATGCAGGATTGTACGTCCCATATATCGCTGACGCAATGCACGCAAAGAATGATACGAGATATTACAACATCCAGGATATTCTCATTTTTGACCCGACGATCAACGAACATGCTATTCTTCGACAAG TGCCTGCCGTGCCATTCGTTGAACATTGGTCCCATCTCTTCCCTCTCAATGACACCACTGTCAAGAGAATTCACGATATCGCCGATTCTTGTGGTTACACCGATTACATGAATGAGTGGCTTACTTACCCACCCAAGGGGAAGATGCCTCAATTCCCCGAGTCTATCACTGAGAACAAAACCTGCGACGTCTGGGAGGCCATTTACGACGCTGTGTCTCTCGTGAACCCAtgcttcaacatctaccaCGCCACAGATACCTGCCCACTGTTGTACGACGTGCTAGGATTTCCAGGAAGCTTCGAGTACACCCCGGAGGGCGCAACCATCTACTTTAACCGTACCGACGTCCAGCGCGCGATCAACGCACCCTCCAAACCCTGGAGTGAATGCTCACCCCGTGAAGTCTTTGTCGGTGGACAAGACAATTCCCAACCAAGTTCCTTTACCGTCATCCCTTCCGTCATCGAAAAGTCGCGCAATGGCCGGACAATCATCGCTCACGGGGACTTGGACTACATTCTCATCACCAACGGGACCTTGCTCAGTATTCAAAATATGACCTGGAACGGTGACCAAGGTTTCTCCAGCCCACCCTCAGAACCGTTGGTAGTTCCGTACTCTCAAGTCGGGAACCTGGCCGCGATGGGTGGCGCGGGTATCCTGGGGAAAACGAGAGCGGAACGAGGTTTGACGTATGTGGAGATGCACTTGACCGGGCATATGGGTCCGCAGTACAGCCCTGCTGCGTCCTATAGAGTTTTGGAATACTTGCTAGGGCGCATTGATAGCTTATCACAGGCTTGA